Genomic DNA from Vespa velutina chromosome 6, iVesVel2.1, whole genome shotgun sequence:
AGCATAATCATCAATTCATACAAAAGTATATAAGAAGCACGATCAATCATATCATCATTCGCTGttgcatttttaattttattttcgcagtatttaattatcgtttttttgtGCGTGACTCctctgtaaaataaatatcataattcattaacttattgttttatatgtaattaaaacaataattaaacatttaaaaataattatgtataattttgtGATTGCTACTATTATAATGGAATTGAACACGCTTACATATCAAATATGTgctctttttttcaataatgtaattatttaaaattataattcatgCAAGATTCCATCGAAATAGAAAGTATTAAATTAACTATAGATATACATGCTTAAATTGTAATGTTGTTAATTACACTTGTTTAATTAGAGGTCCCGGATAGGCACGTAAGTCACGTGCAACAGGATCATGTAAGAATAAATTGTCCACTCGTAAAATGTCCACTTTAGCCCTTTCACCATCAGCTGGATAACTTGGCTGAACATGTATAAGTGATCCAACAGAAAAAGATcctgagaaaaagatatattgttaatagaaataatgaaatacattatatacctAAACAATTGATAAGTACTGATACAATATCTGaactacaaaaataatatagaaacttTACCATATACATGGCAAGTGGAATATTTTGTTGGTGTTAGTCGTGCAGATGTTGTTGAGTCTTCAAACTGTGACATATGAGCTAAGGTTCGTTTATCTCCAGTGgttctaaaaataatacctAATGTGTTGTTAtatctttcataatatttttcattatttaaaaagaaaaagaaatacataaaatatataaactgcAGTGTACACAATATACATACTtcacattataaaaaatacaaaacctATTGAAAGCATTAATTTCAAgctaaaacatataaatatcatttgacAAAGAACAAATATTCTAAGCTAAAATTAAAGAAACCTTCTCACAAAATATCtactaatatttaattcttagaTGTTTGTGTaacatgatatttatattgataaagGATTCTAACTGTTATCATTACAGActacaatttattttagatatcTAATAATACATTCTATACATTTTgacaaatattaatactaaacCGAGAGAAATAAGTCTCTCGGTCTCACCTATTCAAATTGTGACTAGAAGTTCTTCTCTGTGGAAAACTCTTCCCCCATTCAGGATAACCAAAATATGAAACGTATAGAGCTTTGTTTGGTGAATGGAAGCATGCACTTGGATTTGTAAAAAATCtgatatattataagattaaGACTTTCATAAGATTTAGAATTTCTGTTTATGCATTTAGTTATTATACATTCATTGAATTCAATGGATTAATCAATAATGCTTACCGTTCCTCACAAGAACTGCGTCCTGAATGTACACTAGCTCTATCCTCTGGATAATTACTAACACCTCTAGATATGTGTTGCTGTGGATGCTGGCTGgcataatatttatgataccATTCTGCATAAGCAGCAGGATTGGTACGACGTAAATTCTCGAGATATGCGTAATAATTGTTACCATAATGAGCATTATAGTCATATCCACCATATCCTGAAAAAAATTAGACgtcgtatatttttcttataaacatGTTTCCTATTCTACTTTAATAGAACTTACCATTGTAAGCATAATAAGGATCTCTAGAACGCATGTAGTATTCCCTATCTCTATCATTATAAGAAGATCTGCTAGAAGGTCTAGaactgaaaatatttttatttacaaactaatgtaaattttttatattagtattaaaaatatagtaatgagatgtgtatatatatatatatatatatttttttttttttttaaataccttCTACTGTAAGGATCTTCATAATATTCCCTTCTGTATGGGTCTCTAATATCATAATCATCGTATCTTCTAGGTCGTCTCTCGTCCCTTCTTCTATCGCGACCGAcgtattctctatctctagtATATCTCAAATCATAATCTctaatttctctttcccttctacGTGGATCATCGCCTCTATCTCTCCTACGATCATCTTGCCTTCTTCGTCCATCTCTATCATCTGAATCATCTTTaactctatttcttctttcaatttcatcCCTCGGATGACGATCCAAATCATCACGACTATGATGTTTACGATCGTCATCTCTATAAGAAAGATCTCGACGTTCGAAATCATTATATGGTCTTTCATTATCTACTCCACGTCGacgttcgtaataataatcatcatcatacTCACGCTCACGATCGTAACTgcagtaaatttatttttttattaataattttttatactttaatatcataaatatttaattaatttatatattaacataactcactatgtattttttctatcataatCATAACGTCTGCGCTCAGGACTGGCATCTCTATGTCTTTCTCTACTATCTTCCCTACTGTTTCCAGATccttcatcatcttcattttcataagAATCTTTACGTACTGATGGTACTTGAACACTTTGATTACCACCTTCGGATGCTCCAACTGCTTCCTCTCGTTTATTTCTTGAATCAGTTGCTTGATCCGAAATAGAGgctaaaatattaatttaaaaaatgcgAGAACTTcaacaattaaatattcaacatatatatgattgtaaaaattatttatatatccttaCGAATGGACAAAGGAAACTCTTGAGAACCTGTAACTACTCGTCCTGCAGATCTATCATCTGAAGATTGAATGGTTTCGTTAGGAGATGCACCTCCTGGAATTTGTCTAAGTCCTCCATCTGATTGTTGAGTAACTTCTTCAGGTTCATTGCCTCTTCCAGGTATTTCACGTATTTCACTTGATTCAAGCATTATTTGAGATTGTACCTGGTATCTCTCTTCTCCCGATGGATCATTTCTAGACTGTTGTGGAGGCAAAGAACGTTCTCTGCCAGAAGGATCATTTTGACGTTCTAATGTATCTGATTCACtccgagaaagagaagatatacTTCTTTCTTGGCCAGGTGGGACATCTCGACGTTCAGATCTATcagatatatttctaatttgaaGCCCTTGTTCTTGTCCAGAAGGATCATTTCTTCTTGGATCTGAAAGACGCTGGACAGATTGTATATATTGTTCTTGTCCTGCAGGATCATTTCTATCATTTCTAAGATCAATAGAACTAGATTGACCAGGAACTTCACGTAGAAAAGGGATATCATTAGGGACTTCATCGTTTTCATCATCCTGATTTGGTGGAGATAATTCATGATCAGGATGAGAATCTGTTAATTCTCCAGTTTCTAAAAATGTGTTTCTATCATTCGATGCAAATTCATAATTGTTTAGAGcctaaaaacaaaatttattaattacaataaaaatgattaatgtatattttgacagatcatcatattattaatatatacaaaaaatattgtaatatataaaacaaacatACTTGGTCCTGTTGTAAAGATCGATGACTTTGTGTGTGCTGTTGTATAGAAGGAACCTCAACATTATTCACTTCTTGTCTATATTCACGTAcattaattgtttctttttgaacATTTACAACAGCTTTAGGATCATTATCTAATGTTTCCCTATTAATAGAATCTCGAGATCCATAAATGTCACGTTCTTCTAGTGCAGGAATAACAACTTCTAAATTAACAAACTCAGAAGGCTGTtgaatattttcgtaattttcaacaatttgTTCAGGCCATTGTTTTGTTCCACGTATATTATCTTTTGAGAACCATGAATTTTCGATCGGTGGTGGtatagcattattattataccacTGATCATACATATTTTGTGATGCATTATCAGCAACTTTATTGGCATTTGTTTGATACATGCTTGAGACAGCATGTTCATGTGTAGCAATAGACTGACCATCAACAGATTGAAAACTCTCCATGGATTTTGTATAATCTGCAGTTGGCATAAGTATATTATCTGGAGTACCAATATTCTGAACGCTGGTAATATTATAACCTGAAGATATTTGTTGTATGTGCCCTTCTGAATGTCCTGCAGAATAATATTCCTTCGGCTGATTTGAATTTTCTGGgttatttttttgcttattGGAAAAATTTAGTTGATACATTCCAGTAATTGTGCTGTTTGATTGTAAAAAGTGatcatgtaataattaaatttacgtGTGTCTCGAAAAGAGACAATGTACCAGCTGGTGAAATTCAAAGGGGTCCCATTGCGTTCATGGACCTTTCGACGTTCACTCACCTAGCTATAATCTTTCGTGTTTCTCTCCATAAGAAAGTTTATACATTATACGAACACCAAAGATCAACCGTCAGGATAATATTGCACGCATAAgggaaaaattatgaattcgTTTGCCAGTTTCGTGCAGACTTTTTTGACGGAAAACCAGATAAAGGGAATCACAAGAACGCACACATTCGTGTGTTCACGGATACCTTACATCGGTGTGGATGTGGGTTAAGCACGTCACAAATTTTCCTCGTTGACTTTCCACGTGAGCAGAACCGTAGACGCATCGTAAGGCGGACGCGTACTACAGAAACATCTATGGAAACTTTCTTTGGTCTACCGCTAGGCGTCGCAAATCATACTTTTTGCTAAAGCGTTTTAATATTGCAAcgttgcaatatatatatatatataagtttttaaAAATCCACATCTCGTCCCATTTTGGATAAATcatcttaaataaaattcgtttatCAGCTTCATAGCGATGAGTTTTCAAGCGATATAGGACGAAGCAATTAAATAGAATTccttattttctaaaattcttttaaactAAATAGGATCAGATGTCGCTTAGAAATACatagatttaaaaatcaaatgcatttgtttttgtttttttcgataagaaactaatcattttgttttaaagcAATTTGAAACCTACACTGTTGCACGATTCGAGAATACTGCTGTGTGAGGAAtatgattaaatgaaaaagtaaaaggcaagaatttcatagattttaaatatttcgttcatttattcGATAACATCGACGAATTTCCCGCTCTTAAAAgtcaaaaggaaagaggaaaaatattagcgtttattaaatttgtatcattttgtcgttattttattttactgattcttaataattttattatatatttgtataaattatattgtaacatttatacatatatatatatgtattatgacCGTTACTGATTAATTAGATATCTAATATTAAGAAAGTTAAAGAATGTGCAACGTAGtccatgaaaaattatattactgaCGTGGTAGGTAGCGAATGGACGTTGGTGGATTGGCCACATCCGCGATTAGTTGCGCGTAAATAAATGTTGAATATTGAACTTTCgaacatagaaataaaatattgtgttgttattattgtttcagaTTGAgctgttaattaatttatattaaaatggtattattaacaatgataGCAAGAATATCAGATGGTCTGCCATTGGCGGCTACCATGCAAGAAGATGAACAGGTTAGAAATCTGTTATGATGAAATGTCACTTTACattttaacgaaattttttattctaattatgaTCTGAAACttgtattatttgtatatgtaatatatatatatatatatatatatatatatatatatattttttatattacaataataaataaatttttataaattgatattgataATCCTTAGGTACTGtgaatttacataaaattgaaagaattaattacatttttcatttttttttgcatttgtgTAGAGTGAAAGAAGTACTTTGGAATATCAGAATCAAGcaaaaatgttatttagaaaattaggTTTACAGTCACCTACAAGATGTACTATAGAAACTGGACCATATCTTTTTCAGTAAGTTTatcaataagaaataaataatataaagtttgatatacatatatttatatcataatactttttatttaacagttatttaattgaaaatgagGTATGTTATTTGGTATTATGCGAAAGGAATTATAGTAAACGAATAGCTTATAGTTATTTAGAAGATATAGCTCAAGAATTTCATTCTCAGTATGGTAAACGTGTTAATACTGTTGCTAGGCCTTATGCTTTTATTGAATTTGGTATGTAATAAAAGTttcaaaagtatttatatcatatatctgATATTATCATAATGTAACATCAATTTTCTTACACAGATACTTACATTCAAAAAGCTAAAAAAGTTTTCTCAGATGGTAGATCACGTAGAAATATGAATGCTCTTAACACTCAATTACAAGATGTTCAAAGGATTATGGTTCAAAATATTGACGATGTTTTACAAAGAGGAACTGTACTTTCAGgtaaattaatatactttaaCAAAAAGTTATAGGAGTAAATAtgactatatattattatatatatgactatattttaaatcatttacaGAATTGGATACAAAAACACAAAATTTATCTATGCTGTcacaaaaatataagaaagatgCAGCACATTTAAATAGCAAATCTATGTATGTCAAAGCAGTTGCTATTCTCGTTGCATTTCTAGTATTTCTGTTATACTTCTTTATCCTTTAGTTGAtcacaaatttaaaaaaatggtTTATTCACAACAAAGTCTGTTCAAATCTAAAAGCCAGAAATACACTGTGTTATCATGAGGGTAAAAAATGGATTTTTGACTATCattggattttatttttcaaatataggGATTACACAATTAGGCTacttgttgttattatcaaatttgttAGCTTTTATTCATCACACAATATTGTGTATTATacacattaatttttattcaattattaataaaattatagagaTTTTACTAGAAAACAAAAGATGacttaattttgtttttgatacaaataaaaataaattgcagAACAATTACAATGTAAGtttcaaatatgaaaaagatatatgctAAATATAAGTTATCATTTTGTAAGTTCATTATTATAGCTTGAATttatgaaaatcttttttcatcaCATTTCCAAAAATGTTGGATtccaatttataatttatttattaattatggtATTTTGGGGGTAATGTACAAggaatctaatatataaatatttacatgtatattatacGTGATGGAAAAAGAACCAATCAAACTTGTGAATATTTGATTGTATGTGTTATTAATGTTGTAATGTTTCTATCAAATTGTGCCAGTTTACTAAAAgatagtatttataataaaactttaaatTCTAATAGCAAAATTTGATAGCTAAATTTTGCCTGTGCAGATGCACGAATAAATTAGAATGTTCAAATTAATagatcttctttattatttttcttttttttcttttattataaaaattatttctagaatgttaatattatattaaatattagtttgtTTTAATCAATTCATCGTAATTAGGTATATTAAAACTACACTTTCTGCTTTTATCTTCTGTATTTTGTTTGATATTACTTGCAATATCTTCATCATCAGATTCTATAGAagtagtattaaaaaaataatttacaggTTTATTTATGTCTTGTATTTCTCCTTTGTCTTTATGTGACCATCTCCTTTTTTgttcaaagttttttttaggataaatttcttcatcatctgaaacgaaatatgaaagatcaatctatttattattgaaatataaatacacaaaATACCTTATAATATTTACCTGTATCTATAATttcatacatatctacatgaTCTTTTAAAACTACATGGAATGTCGGAAATtctattatagttttattttctaaattttcctTCAGTGTAAGTGTAATATCTAATTCATGAAATCTGAAAAGTAtcacatatttattaaaataattcaatatttaatctatagtatatacaattatacccaatttatatattttagttaCCTAATATTAGACTTTGTTATCTTCTCAGTTTTAAAAAGAACTTTTAATCCATTTATATCAGCAGCttgataaaattgtaatttatcatttaaacttaattttaaatttagatTTTCAATATCACTTTTTTCCTCCATTGCTTTGAGAGGATATAAAACTTGCTCTAAGAGAACTGACAAACGAACTGTTTCCAAGGCtctaatgattataaagattttgtttatataaagtagttctaaattatatttatatatatatataaaattcaatatatattcatatgtgtatgtaggtatatatatacacacatgcataccTTTCTGTGACCTGTATTATG
This window encodes:
- the LOC124949671 gene encoding protein transport protein Sec16A isoform X3, which gives rise to MYQLNFSNKQKNNPENSNQPKEYYSAGHSEGHIQQISSGYNITSVQNIGTPDNILMPTADYTKSMESFQSVDGQSIATHEHAVSSMYQTNANKVADNASQNMYDQWYNNNAIPPPIENSWFSKDNIRGTKQWPEQIVENYENIQQPSEFVNLEVVIPALEERDIYGSRDSINRETLDNDPKAVVNVQKETINVREYRQEVNNVEVPSIQQHTQSHRSLQQDQALNNYEFASNDRNTFLETGELTDSHPDHELSPPNQDDENDEVPNDIPFLREVPGQSSSIDLRNDRNDPAGQEQYIQSVQRLSDPRRNDPSGQEQGLQIRNISDRSERRDVPPGQERSISSLSRSESDTLERQNDPSGRERSLPPQQSRNDPSGEERYQVQSQIMLESSEIREIPGRGNEPEEVTQQSDGGLRQIPGGASPNETIQSSDDRSAGRVVTGSQEFPLSIPSISDQATDSRNKREEAVGASEGGNQSVQVPSVRKDSYENEDDEGSGNSREDSRERHRDASPERRRYDYDRKNTYYDREREYDDDYYYERRRGVDNERPYNDFERRDLSYRDDDRKHHSRDDLDRHPRDEIERRNRVKDDSDDRDGRRRQDDRRRDRGDDPRRREREIRDYDLRYTRDREYVGRDRRRDERRPRRYDDYDIRDPYRREYYEDPYSRSSRPSSRSSYNDRDREYYMRSRDPYYAYNGYGGYDYNAHYGNNYYAYLENLRRTNPAAYAEWYHKYYASQHPQQHISRGVSNYPEDRASVHSGRSSCEERTTGDKRTLAHMSQFEDSTTSARLTPTKYSTCHVYGSFSVGSLIHVQPSYPADGERAKVDILRVDNLFLHDPVARDLRAYPGPLIKQVGVTHKKTIIKYCENKIKNATANDDMIDRASYILLYELMIMLIQQNGNVVGVDIAALLLRNKDAYPYDVNKQKLQDTGRRESVMSQRSGISVNGNNQDIPVTAEKVESTKQQKTVEQMTDEFRNTLLYGLVQEALEYAMTEGLWGHALFLASKLDKRTYASVMTRFANSLLPSDPLQTLYQLHSGRIPAIVTCVADPRWDDWRPHLAMIISNTSTNPEINRRSITTLGDTLFARGDIYAAHFCYILAQVDFSAYGINSAKLVLIGSNHHKPYSEFMTTEAVMLTEIYEYARNLSEPGFTSVDLQTFKFDLAVKMVDYGLIEKALLYIEQIAVNIFNEPSKYKKSFITAVYALGDKIKYHDPVCKDSTEDATNLTWLNNLAEIVNKYQIGEIVEGDAYESQINADGQNNLQSQETHDIKLQSQQQQIQQQWVTKQTEYKDGPTSMVDVTAPDMQSDWEPLSLPSNIQQDTYDQSTQYIHNNESNQYQQSQQQDYWNQQQTYYQNNFGRNGGTSPSWQQQSTHAQYTDDQPDIDNSQQQEKWNYEPMQPAISMTSSTGKQYDPLEELDALETPRQTAKSTTETKKTSEKNTEKKPPNGGSSWFGGLFSKLAPKPRNQMILPDDSNPTIVWDPVAKKWMNKDEDADTSSAALPPPPKATDMGIKPSSTEQVTVPQPPIHNKQSKEAMNINGSKVHANYNMFKLQKGRNMRANYIDVMNPNGGKSSTASPNVPTPATSPFVPMAVSSPQLFIPAPVNDPSAPVDFLTPAPAPSIPATHPNENVTQGLSRWSSTSSLSREVQSYTMRDPRFLQRNKVILQYTNFTQL
- the LOC124949671 gene encoding protein transport protein Sec16A isoform X1, yielding MYQLNFSNKQKNNPENSNQPKEYYSAGHSEGHIQQISSGYNITSVQNIGTPDNILMPTADYTKSMESFQSVDGQSIATHEHAVSSMYQTNANKVADNASQNMYDQWYNNNAIPPPIENSWFSKDNIRGTKQWPEQIVENYENIQQPSEFVNLEVVIPALEERDIYGSRDSINRETLDNDPKAVVNVQKETINVREYRQEVNNVEVPSIQQHTQSHRSLQQDQALNNYEFASNDRNTFLETGELTDSHPDHELSPPNQDDENDEVPNDIPFLREVPGQSSSIDLRNDRNDPAGQEQYIQSVQRLSDPRRNDPSGQEQGLQIRNISDRSERRDVPPGQERSISSLSRSESDTLERQNDPSGRERSLPPQQSRNDPSGEERYQVQSQIMLESSEIREIPGRGNEPEEVTQQSDGGLRQIPGGASPNETIQSSDDRSAGRVVTGSQEFPLSIPSISDQATDSRNKREEAVGASEGGNQSVQVPSVRKDSYENEDDEGSGNSREDSRERHRDASPERRRYDYDRKNTYYDREREYDDDYYYERRRGVDNERPYNDFERRDLSYRDDDRKHHSRDDLDRHPRDEIERRNRVKDDSDDRDGRRRQDDRRRDRGDDPRRREREIRDYDLRYTRDREYVGRDRRRDERRPRRYDDYDIRDPYRREYYEDPYSRSSRPSSRSSYNDRDREYYMRSRDPYYAYNGYGGYDYNAHYGNNYYAYLENLRRTNPAAYAEWYHKYYASQHPQQHISRGVSNYPEDRASVHSGRSSCEERTTGDKRTLAHMSQFEDSTTSARLTPTKYSTCHVYGSFSVGSLIHVQPSYPADGERAKVDILRVDNLFLHDPVARDLRAYPGPLIKQVGVTHKKTIIKYCENKIKNATANDDMIDRASYILLYELMIMLIQQNGNVVGVDIAALLLRNKDAYPYDVNKQKLQDTGRRESVMSQRSGISVNGNNQDIPVTAEKVESTKQQKTVEQMTDEFRNTLLYGLVQEALEYAMTEGLWGHALFLASKLDKRTYASVMTRFANSLLPSDPLQTLYQLHSGRIPAIVTCVADPRWDDWRPHLAMIISNTSTNPEINRRSITTLGDTLFARGDIYAAHFCYILAQVDFSAYGINSAKLVLIGSNHHKPYSEFMTTEAVMLTEIYEYARNLSEPGFTSVDLQTFKFDLAVKMVDYGLIEKALLYIEQIAVNIFNEPSKYKKSFITAVYALGDKIKYHDPVCKDSTEDATNLTWLNNLAEIVNKYQIGEIVEGDAYESQINADGQNNLQSQETHDIKLQSQQQQIQQQWVTKQTEYKDGPTSMVDVTAPDMQSDWEPLSLPSNIQQDTYDQSTQYIHNNESNQYQQSQQQDYWNQQQTYYQNNFGRNGGTSPSWQQQSTHAQYTDDQPDIDNSQQQEKWNYEAEREEKTSTPEPMQPAISMTSSTGKQYDPLEELDALETPRQTAKSTTETKKTSEKNTEKKPPNGGSSWFGGLFSKLAPKPRNQMILPDDSNPTIVWDPVAKKWMNKDEDADTSSAALPPPPKATDMGIKPSSTEQVTVPQPPIHNKQSKEAMNINGSKVHANYNMFKLQKGRNMRANYIDVMNPNGGKSSTASPNVPTPATSPFVPMAVSSPQLFIPAPVNDPSAPVDFLTPAPAPSIPATHPNENVTQGLSRWSSTSSLSREVQSYTMRDPRFLQRNKVILQYTNFTQL
- the LOC124949671 gene encoding protein transport protein Sec16B isoform X7, producing MYQLNFSNKQKNNPENSNQPKEYYSAGHSEGHIQQISSGYNITSVQNIGTPDNILMPTADYTKSMESFQSVDGQSIATHEHAVSSMYQTNANKVADNASQNMYDQWYNNNAIPPPIENSWFSKDNIRGTKQWPEQIVENYENIQQPSEFVNLEVVIPALEERDIYGSRDSINRETLDNDPKAVVNVQKETINVREYRQEVNNVEVPSIQQHTQSHRSLQQDQALNNYEFASNDRNTFLETGELTDSHPDHELSPPNQDDENDEVPNDIPFLREVPGQSSSIDLRNDRNDPAGQEQYIQSVQRLSDPRRNDPSGQEQGLQIRNISDRSERRDVPPGQERSISSLSRSESDTLERQNDPSGRERSLPPQQSRNDPSGEERYQVQSQIMLESSEIREIPGRGNEPEEVTQQSDGGLRQIPGGASPNETIQSSDDRSAGRVVTGSQEFPLSIPSISDQATDSRNKREEAVGASEGGNQSVQVPSVRKDSYENEDDEGSGNSREDSRERHRDASPERRRYDYDRKNTYYDREREYDDDYYYERRRGVDNERPYNDFERRDLSYRDDDRKHHSRDDLDRHPRDEIERRNRVKDDSDDRDGRRRQDDRRRDRGDDPRRREREIRDYDLRYTRDREYVGRDRRRDERRPRRYDDYDIRDPYRREYYEDPYSRSSRPSSRSSYNDRDREYYMRSRDPYYAYNGYGGYDYNAHYGNNYYAYLENLRRTNPAAYAEWYHKYYASQHPQQHISRGVSNYPEDRASVHSGRSSCEERTTGDKRTLAHMSQFEDSTTSARLTPTKYSTCHVYGSFSVGSLIHVQPSYPADGERAKVDILRVDNLFLHDPVARDLRAYPGPLIKQVGVTHKKTIIKYCENKIKNATANDDMIDRASYILLYELMIMLIQQNGNVVGVDIAALLLRNKDAYPYDVNKQKLQDTGRRESVMSQRSGISVNGNNQDIPVTAEKVESTKQQKTVEQMTDEFRNTLLYGLVQEALEYAMTEGLWGHALFLASKLDKRTYASVMTRFANSLLPSDPLQTLYQLHSGRIPAIVTCVADPRWDDWRPHLAMIISNTSTNPEINRRSITTLGDTLFARGDIYAAHFCYILAQVDFSAYGINSAKLVLIGSNHHKPYSEFMTTEAVMLTEIYEYARNLSEPGFTSVDLQTFKFDLAVKMVDYGLIEKALLYIEQIAVNIFNEPSKYKKSFITAVYALGDKIKYHDPVCKDSTEDATNLTWLNNLAEIVNKYQIGEIVEGDAYESQINADGQNNLQSQETHDIKLQSQQQQIQQQWVTKQTEYKDGPTSMVDVTAPDMQSDWEPLSLPSNIQQDTYDQSTQYIHNNESNQYQQSQQQDYWNQQQTYYQNNFGRNGGTSPSWQQQSTHAQYTDDQPDIDNSQQQEKWNYEAEREEKTSTPEPMQPAISMTSSTGKQYDPLEELDALETPRQTAKSTTETKKTSEKNTEKKPPNGGSSWFGGLFSKLAPKPRNQMILPDDSNPTGLGGFLW